A region of Saccharomyces mikatae IFO 1815 strain IFO1815 genome assembly, chromosome: 12 DNA encodes the following proteins:
- the SKI2 gene encoding SKI complex RNA helicase subunit SKI2 (similar to Saccharomyces cerevisiae SKI2 (YLR398C); ancestral locus Anc_4.261) produces MSEGLNNSSIQELYQSLKNITDNEEVELFEDRITKLEFGHTNGPECANDVIKDRFLKPSNVLPWSLLDMVQDVPQMDFLNDHSDKLDYKELLKVPNPINRTSYQFKRTGLEGKISGYKEEVVLKEVANANSANSLSITRSINHNQNSVRGSTAQLPFTPGGIPMKSVKTGLDQGGSSAMANATKLLHKDGQGLFDVPDGMQRGIKPVDTLDENEDSNGLKEMKQLNEIDSELDIKMEINEAKLKEEETFNKTLSEEIIEEATEKTTASNADDAEIDELLPVGIDFGRTKAVSKNVAVKKEWAHVVDLNHKIENFDELIPNPARSWPFELDTFQKEAVYHLEQGDSVFVAAHTSAGKTVVAEYAIAMAHRNMTKTIYTSPIKALSNQKFRDFKETFDDVDIGLITGDVQINPDANCLIMTTEILRSMLYRGADLIRDVEFVIFDEVHYVNDQDRGVVWEEVIIMLPQHVKFILLSATVPNTYEFANWIGRTKQKNIYVISTPKRPVPLEINIWAKKELIPVINQNSEFLDANFRKHKEILNGESAKGVSSKSDNGRGGSTARGGRGGSNARGGRGGRGNSTRGGANRGGSRGAGAVGSNKRKFFTQDGPSKKTWPEIVNYLRKRELLPMVVFVFSKKRCEEYADWLEGINFCNNKEKSQIHMFIEKSITRLKKEDRDLPQILKTRSLLERGIAVHHGGLLPIVKELIEILFSKGFIKVLFATETFAMGLNLPTRTVIFSSIRKHDGNGLRELTPGEFTQMAGRAGRRGLDSTGTVIVMAYNSPLSISTFKEVTMGVPTRLQSQFRLTYNMILNLLRIEALRVEEMIKYSFSENAKETLQPEHEKQIKLLQEELQTIEYKSCEICDNDIERFLELMLAYKEATVTLMQEMVKSPSILHILKEGRLVSFRDTNDCLKLGFVFKVSLKDAVCVVMTFTKPCTLPNGEPNHLIYFPKADGYRKRNFPKFQKTNFYMEEVPVTAIEVITKRKFVAPLGKVMKKDATALSEFDTETNSILEGKTLKEAINIEKQGLKIHQILLDRTNIRDEIFGLKSTKCPHLSEHVVPRYKAHVIENKIKELYHLMSDQNLSLLPDYEKRLAVLKDTGFIDQNHNVLLKGRVACEINSGYELVLTELILDNFLGSFEPEEIVALLSVFVYEGKTREEEPPIVTPRLAKGKQRIEEIYKKMLTVFNTHQIPLTQDEAEFLDRKRFAMMNVVYEWARGLSFKEIMEMSPEAEGTVVRVITWLDEICREVKTASIIIGNSTLHMKMSRAQELIKRDIVFAASLYL; encoded by the coding sequence ATGTCCGAGGGACTTAATAACAGCTCCATACAGGAACTATATCAATcgttaaaaaatattaccGACAATGAAGAGGTCGAGCTTTTTGAAGATCGTATCACCAAATTGGAGTTTGGACACACCAATGGACCAGAATGTGCCAATGATGTCATAAAAGATAGATTCTTAAAACCTTCAAATGTTCTTCCTTGGAGCTTACTGGATATGGTACAAGATGTCCCACAAATGGATTTTTTAAATGATCATTCCGATAAATTGGACTACAAGGAATTACTGAAAGTCCCCAACCCCATCAATAGAACATCATACCAGTTCAAAAGAACTGGGTTGGAAGGTAAAATTTCAGGCTATAAGGAAGAAGTTGTTCTAAAAGAAGTTGCAAATGCCAATTCCGCAAATTCGCTGTCGATTACGAGAAGTATTAACCATAATCAGAACTCTGTAAGAGGTTCCACGGCTCAATTACCCTTCACTCCAGGTGGGATTCCCATGAAATCCGTCAAAACAGGTTTAGATCAAGGTGGCTCATCAGCAATGGCCAACGCCACGAAACTATTACACAAGGATGGTCAAGGTCTATTTGATGTCCCGGATGGTATGCAAAGAGGGATTAAACCAGTGGATACTTtagatgaaaatgaagattcAAACGGgctgaaagaaatgaaacaaCTAAATGAAATAGATAGTGAATTGGACATTAAGATGGAAATTAACGAAGCGAAACTTAAGGAGGAGGAAACCTTCAATAAGACTCTCtctgaagaaattatagAGGAGGCCACGGAAAAGACGACTGCCAGCAATGCTGATGATGCCGAAATTGATGAACTATTACCTGTGGGCATTGACTTTGGTAGAACTAAAGCAGTTTCGAAAAATGTTGcagtaaaaaaagaatgggCCCATGTTGTTGATTTGAACCATAAGATTGAAAACTTCGATGAATTAATTCCCAATCCTGCCAGATCTTGGCCTTTCGAATTGGATACCTTCCAAAAGGAAGCCGTTTATCATCTAGAACAAGGTGACTCTGTGTTTGTAGCTGCCCACACATCTGCTGGTAAAACTGTGGTTGCAGAATACGCAATTGCCATGGCGCACAGAAATATGACTAAAACCATTTATACATCACCAATTAAAGCACTATCAAATCAGAAATTTCGAGACTTCAAAGAAACTTTTGACGATGTTGATATTGGATTAATTACTGGTGATGTGCAAATTAATCCGGACGCGAATTGTTTGATCATGACAACTGAAATACTGCGGTCAATGCTTTACAGAGGTGCAGATTTGATAAGAGATGTAGAGTTTGTCATTTTCGATGAAGTCCATTACGTTAATGACCAAGACCGTGGTGTCGTCTGGGAAGAAGTTATCATTATGCTTCCTCAGCATGTCAAATTTATCTTACTATCGGCCACTGTCCCTAATACTTATGAATTTGCTAATTGGATTGGAAGAACTAAgcaaaagaatatttacGTTATTTCCACTCCGAAAAGACCCGTTCCATTAGAAATCAACATTTGGGCTAAAAAGGAATTAATACCAGTGATTAATCAAAACTCAGAATTTTTGGACGCCAATTTCAGGAAacataaagaaattttaaacGGAGAGAGTGCAAAAGGAGTTTCCTCAAAATCAGATAATGGAAGAGGTGGCTCCACAGCAAGAGGAGGTCGTGGTGGATCTAATGCACGAGGTGGAAGAGGTGGGCGTGGTAATTCAACACGAGGAGGTGCCAACCGTGGAGGCTCAAGAGGTGCTGGTGCAGTTGGCTCTAATAAGCGTAAGTTTTTCACTCAAGATGGTCCTTCTAAAAAAACATGGCCTGAAATTGTTAATTACCtcagaaaaagagaattacTGCCAATGGTGGTGTTTGTGTTTAGTAAAAAGAGATGCGAGGAATATGCCGATTGGCTGGAAGGAATTAACTTCTGCAACAATAAGGAAAAATCACAAATTCATATGTTCATTGAGAAGTCGATAACtcgtttgaaaaaagaagatagaGATTTACCTCAAATTCTAAAAACCAGATCATTACTTGAACGTGGGATAGCTGTCCACCATGGGGGTCTTCTGCCTATCGTCAAGGAGTTGATCgaaatattgttttctaaGGGTTTTATCAAAGTTTTATTTGCGACAGAAACTTTCGCCATGGGTTTGAATCTTCCGACGAGAACTGTTATTTTTAGTAGCATTCGCAAACATGATGGAAACGGATTAAGAGAATTAACACCGGGTGAGTTTACGCAAATGGCTGGTAGAGCCGGTAGAAGAGGTTTGGATTCCACTGGTACAGTTATAGTTATGGCCTATAATAGCCCTCTTTCTATCTCTACATTTAAAGAGGTGACAATGGGTGTTCCGACACGACTACAGTCTCAGTTTAGATTAACATACAACATGATTTTAAATCTTCTAAGAATTGAAGCGTTAAGAGTTGAAGAGATGATCAAGTATTCCTTTAGTGAAAATGCCAAAGAAACTTTACAACCCGAACACGAAAAACAAATCAAATTGCTGCAAGAGGAATTACAAACGATAGAATACAAAAGCTGTGAGATCTGtgataatgatattgaaagGTTTTTGGAGTTAATGCTTGCGTATAAAGAGGCCACAGTAACTCTCATGCAAGAAATGGTTAAATCACCTTCAATTTTACACATTTTAAAAGAGGGGAGGCTCGTTTCTTTCAGGGACACCAATGACTGCCTGAAATTAGGGTTTGTATTTAAAGTTTCTCTGAAGGATGCCGTATGTGTCGTTATGACATTCACAAAACCATGCACACTTCCAAATGGAGAACCTAATCATTTAATATACTTTCCAAAAGCTGATGGATACAGAAAGAGGAACTTTCCTAAGTTCCAAAAAACTAACTTCTATATGGAAGAAGTACCCGTGACGGCTATTGAAGTGATTACCAAACGTAAATTTGTTGCTCCATTAGGTaaagtaatgaaaaaagatgcTACTGCTTTAAGCGAGTTTGACACGGAAACTAATAGCATTTTGGAAGGTAAGACGCTTAAAGAAGCTATCAACATTGAAAAGCAAGGTTTGAAGATCCACCAAATACTGTTGGATCGTACAAACATAAGAGACGAGATATTTGGACTAAAAAGTACCAAATGTCCCCATCTGAGCGAACATGTTGTTCCGAGGTACAAGGCACATGTAATTGAGaataaaattaaagaattgTATCATCTAATGTCTGACCAAAACTTAAGCTTGCTACCTGATTATGAAAAGAGGTTAGCCGTTCTGAAAGACACCGGATTTATCGATCAAAACCACAATGTATTATTGAAAGGTAGAGTGGCTTGTGAAATCAATTCTGGTTATGAACTAGTTTTAACTGAGTTAATTTTGGACAACTTCTTGGGAAGTTTTGAACCTGAAGAAATAGTCGCTTTATTGTCAGTATTTGTTTATGAGGGAAAAACTAGGGAAGAGGAACCACCTATTGTTACACCAAGGCTTGCAAAGGGTAAACAAAGAATTGAGGAAATATACAAGAAAATGCTTACTGTTTTCAATACCCACCAAATTCCATTAACTCAGGATGAAGCTGAGTTTTTGGATAGAAAGAGGTTTGCCATGATGAACGTTGTCTATGAATGGGCCCGTGGTTTGtcattcaaagaaattatgGAGATGAGCCCTGAGGCTGAAGGTACTGTAGTCAGAGTTATTACATGGCTTGATGAAATCTGTCGTGAAGTTAAAACTGCATCTATTATTATAGGTAATTCTACATTGCATATGAAGATGAGCAGAGCTCAAGAGTTAATTAAGAGGGATATTGTTTTCGCCGCAAGTCTGTATCTATAG
- the BDF1 gene encoding chromatin-binding protein BDF1 (similar to Saccharomyces cerevisiae BDF2 (YDL070W) and BDF1 (YLR399C); ancestral locus Anc_4.262), with the protein MTDITPVQNDVDVNGNNVNSNSSSNLKRPIDQEQDENEDSSTGLTEETTPVNDELHVKKARLNGDALASEPSQLAENKNIEGVSLAANEENTYNATSVDAEEKEKGLKKEEEEEGGRLKDSTADEDSKLERPIEVPKEPAVAPPPEPDMDNLPQDPIPKHQQKHALLAVKAVKRLKDARPFLQPVDPVKLDVPFYFNYIKRPMDLSTIERKLNVGAYEVPEQITEDFNLMVNNSIKFNGPNAGISQMARNIQASFEKHMLNMPAKDAPPVITKGRRSSAQEDAPIVIRRAQTHNGRPKRTIHPPKSKDIYPFESKKPKSKRLQQAMKFCQSVLKELMAKKHASYNYPFLEPVDPVSMNLPTYFDYVKEPMDLGTVAKKLNDWEYQTMDDFERDVRLVFKNCYTFNPDGTIVNMMGHRLEEVFNSKWADRPNLDDYDSDEDSRNQGDYDDYESEYSESDIDETIITNPAIQYLEEQLARMKVELQQLKKQELEKIRKERRLARGSKKRGKRSKGRSGSKSASSKGRRDKKNKLKTVVTYDMKRIITERINDLPTSKLERAIDIIKKSMPNISEDDEVELDLDTLDNYTILTLYNTFFRQYGSSSSTSNGLDGASSITRDTSSLSPTNAGSRKRRSKALSQEEQSRQIEKIKNKLAILDSASPLSQNGSPGQVQSTAHNGFSSSSDDDVSSESEEE; encoded by the coding sequence ATGACCGATATCACACCCGTTCAGAACGATGTGGATGTCAATGGTAACAATGTCAATAGCAACTCTTCTAGTAATCTAAAGAGGCCCATAGATCAAGAGCAAGATGAGAACGAGGATTCCTCCACTGGGCTTACAGAGGAAACTACCCCAGTAAATGATGAGTTGCATGTCAAAAAGGCCAGACTAAATGGAGACGCTCTCGCATCTGAACCTAGTCAGCTTGCAGAGAACAAGAATATTGAAGGTGTCTCTTTAGCGGCTAATGAGGAAAATACATACAACGCCACCAGTGTGGATgcagaagagaaagaaaaagggctaaagaaggaagaagaggaagaaggtGGCAGATTGAAAGATTCCACTGCAGACGAAGATTCCAAGCTAGAACGTCCGATAGAAGTTCCGAAAGAGCCTGCAGTAGCCCCTCCCCCAGAGCCTGATATGGACAACCTTCCCCAGGATCCAATACCAAAACACCAACAAAAGCATGCTTTGTTAGCTGTCAAAGCCGTCAAGCGGTTAAAGGATGCAAGACCTTTTTTACAACCTGTTGACCCAGTTAAGTTGGATGTTCCTTTTTACTTTAACTACATAAAGAGGCCAATGGATTTATCTACTATAGAGAGGAAGCTGAACGTAGGTGCGTATGAAGTTCCCGAGCAAATTACGGAAGATTTCAACCTCATGGTTAACAATAGCATTAAGTTCAACGGCCCAAATGCGGGCATATCACAGATGGCAAGAAACATACAGGCGTCTTTCGAAAAGCATATGCTAAATATGCCTGCCAAGGATGCTCCACCTGTAATAACCAAGGGGCGGCGGTCTAGTGCCCAAGAAGATGCCCCCATTGTGATCAGACGAGCCCAAACTCATAATGGAAGGCCGAAAAGGACTATTCACCCTCCGAAATCAAAGGATATCTATCCATTTGAATCGAAAAAACCTAAATCCAAAAGATTGCAGCAAGCGATGAAATTTTGTCAGAGTGTGCTCAAAGAATTGATGGCTAAAAAGCATGCTTCCTATAACTACCCATTTTTGGAACCCGTAGACCCAGTTTCTATGAATTTGCCCACTTATTTTGACTATGTTAAAGAGCCAATGGATTTGGGTACAGTCGCCAAGAAATTGAATGACTGGGAGTATCAGACGATGGATGATTTCGAGAGGGACGTGAGGTTGGTTTTTAAAAACTGCTACACATTCAATCCAGACGGTACAATCGTCAATATGATGGGCCATCGTCTAGAAGAAGTATTTAATTCCAAATGGGCAGACAGACCTAATTTGGATGATTATGACTCCGACGAAGATTCGAGGAACCAAGGTGATTACGATGATTATGAATCCGAATACTCGGAATCCGACATCGATGAAACCATAATTACAAACCCAGCCATTCAATATCTAGAAGAACAACTTGCAAGAATGAAAGTAGAGCTGCAGCAGTTAAAAAAGCAAGAACTggagaaaataagaaaggaGAGGCGGTTAGCACGTGGATCAAAGAAGCGTGGTAAAAGATCAAAGGGAAGAAGTGGATCCAAAAGCGCTTCTTCCAAGGGTAGGCgagataaaaagaataaactaAAAACAGTAGTGACGTATGATATGAAACGTATCATCACCGAGAGAATCAACGATTTGCCTACTTCAAAATTAGAAAGAGCCATTGACATAATTAAAAAATCCATGCCTAATATTTCTGAAGACGATGAAGTAGAACTGGACCTCGACACTTTGGATAATTATACCATTCTAACACTCTACAACACCTTTTTTAGACAATACGGAAGTTCCTCTAGCACTTCTAACGGGCTAGATGGTGCTTCCAGTATTACTCGAGATACATCGTCCTTGTCGCCCACAAATGCGGGCAGTAGGAAGAGAAGATCTAAGGCATTAAGCCAAGAAGAGCAAAGTAGAcagatagaaaaaataaaaaataaactggCAATCCTAGATAGCGCATCACCCTTGAGCCAAAACGGCTCCCCCGGCCAAGTTCAAAGCACTGCACATAATGGGTTTTCCTCATCTTCAGATGACGATGTGAGTAGTGAAAGTGAAGAAGAGTGA